In Nitrospirae bacterium YQR-1, a single genomic region encodes these proteins:
- a CDS encoding translocation/assembly module TamB domain-containing protein produces MEKFGIILKSYKRLVLFLLVFFTLVFITHLIGSKYLKDELISELKKNLGPNVVVKDVYVKVFPPHIGIAELTIKDENGKTVAAVADAVFHIRLIPLFGKKVVIQRAFIDNPSVDMDSEYLKALIERLKKDKKKKSAVTVEIVSFLIKNTKIKLSANNRTVELSLKESKGQISKLTEVNLKGISIDYSGFKEVLTSVPFIQSITISGKPRDGGFELKQFKLKNHGVEVLLSGHIDSNNNAHVKTDTSLKMDYVKTLFGLKRPGDGYLKLKGGVDYIDKAVSVDIDVDGHMWIDTFLELIHEKEPIKGEAVFRGNIKGQLKALKATGSAAMNNGGQFYGIDVDNLTSAIVYENSKLKFYDVRGNLYHGTTTRAEVVLNMPVVNYFTLDVEAENIDSGPIFKLINWDPGLSHGKMTGKIHHEGKYFSPVATFKYVRAAQGTDNTTSSKTLDSKNVIKRVDEVTGGVTLVDGEVTLKNVEFKTMLSKGRATGTYNINNDTLNLTTMISTKDAADFTRPYNEDLRGAGTFNGIVSGKGKDPSIAGTIALSSGSVFGLNFNTMNTKADYNMRKLVLTDGISQAYGGKCRFGGTTVFKDPRYIFDFNNPHMNMDFALNDIEIDKLTKKYLEIDKLNGSLSGEFDVKGQPGNLTYTGDAAVSNLTYKGIAAGVAKSKFTHHTDKIVLKKFSIAKGSSELLLDGSITQKGKNWMDKAGFRYDIVSAKCRLNARDIPFTEKLGDASSECSIKMAGTVSNPDLSFDATVRSAEYPAVNGKISVVTKAGEAVLKGSFLDNKLLFNGAVKLTAGYLWSLNAQFKRGNYEGIIKKLVKTKLPADLKIILAGSASLKGSSKDIAGRVVLPELNLSVYRYSVLNNGNIDISLNDRKLSINSLRLNAGDSEFNVQGGIEAGKSYNLSITGQPELNLLRGESAKISWINGKTNITLSVTGDWTRPQIAGGLSVSKGSLGIKGFRYFLSDIESDIHFESNKLVIKNISTKIGGGSVTAAGVGYLDGFKLKKFYLDGVAKNVPANVGEGFTMKFGGRFLYSGDLNKQTLSGDLDISTARYSKNLYWQDLVFEKTSDSQQINPFLKNLDFNVNVKGDKNIVVDNNVAESNIKLDLQVKGNTAKPVIYGRMTAEQGKVFFRNYEFTLQSANADFAGSTDINPYINIVAETIVKGYNIKLLMNGQLKRFDLSMSSTPPLKETAILALFAGSDLSRGATSVLAGKYQGVFEERVKNITGLNRLEVVPSVSEDKTSVSPQVTVSKKLFNDKLNVTLTSGVTKGEIIKVEYKLKKNVSLVGERNELGNVGGDVKFRFEFK; encoded by the coding sequence ATGGAAAAGTTCGGTATAATATTAAAATCATATAAACGTCTTGTATTATTTCTGCTTGTGTTTTTCACATTGGTTTTCATTACCCACTTAATCGGCAGCAAATACTTAAAAGATGAATTAATAAGTGAATTAAAGAAAAACCTGGGACCTAATGTGGTGGTTAAGGATGTGTACGTTAAGGTGTTTCCTCCTCATATAGGTATAGCTGAATTGACAATAAAGGATGAAAACGGTAAAACTGTCGCCGCTGTTGCCGATGCTGTTTTCCACATCCGGTTGATCCCGCTTTTTGGTAAAAAGGTGGTAATACAGCGGGCATTTATAGATAATCCATCCGTAGATATGGACTCTGAATACCTTAAGGCCTTAATTGAACGCCTCAAAAAAGATAAAAAGAAAAAAAGTGCTGTGACAGTGGAAATAGTATCATTTTTGATAAAAAACACTAAAATAAAGCTTTCCGCCAACAACCGCACGGTAGAGCTTTCCCTCAAAGAGAGCAAGGGGCAGATTAGCAAGCTGACAGAGGTTAACCTAAAGGGTATATCTATAGACTACAGTGGGTTTAAGGAGGTTTTAACCTCTGTACCGTTTATTCAAAGCATAACGATAAGCGGCAAGCCCCGTGACGGCGGATTCGAGCTGAAGCAATTTAAGTTAAAAAACCATGGAGTGGAAGTTCTACTTAGCGGACATATTGACAGCAACAACAATGCACATGTTAAAACGGACACCTCTTTGAAAATGGATTATGTCAAAACTCTCTTTGGTCTGAAAAGGCCCGGAGACGGCTATCTTAAACTAAAGGGTGGTGTTGATTATATTGATAAGGCTGTATCAGTAGATATAGATGTTGACGGCCACATGTGGATAGACACTTTTTTGGAGTTAATCCATGAAAAAGAACCGATTAAGGGAGAGGCCGTATTCAGGGGAAACATAAAGGGACAGTTAAAAGCACTTAAAGCTACCGGAAGTGCCGCAATGAACAATGGAGGACAGTTTTACGGCATAGATGTGGACAATCTGACATCCGCTATTGTCTATGAAAACTCCAAACTAAAATTTTATGACGTCCGTGGAAATCTCTATCACGGCACTACTACGCGTGCTGAGGTGGTACTGAACATGCCGGTTGTTAATTACTTTACACTGGATGTTGAAGCTGAAAATATAGACAGCGGCCCGATATTTAAACTGATTAACTGGGACCCGGGACTCTCTCATGGTAAAATGACAGGGAAAATCCACCATGAGGGCAAATACTTCAGCCCTGTGGCAACTTTTAAGTACGTCAGAGCGGCACAGGGTACTGATAATACAACCTCCTCGAAAACACTTGACAGTAAAAATGTAATCAAACGAGTTGATGAGGTAACAGGCGGCGTTACACTTGTTGACGGGGAAGTAACCCTCAAAAATGTGGAATTTAAGACTATGCTTAGCAAGGGCAGGGCAACCGGCACATACAATATTAATAATGATACGTTAAACTTAACCACAATGATTTCAACAAAGGATGCAGCAGACTTTACAAGGCCGTATAATGAGGATTTACGCGGAGCCGGCACATTTAACGGAATTGTATCGGGAAAGGGCAAGGACCCAAGTATTGCAGGTACAATTGCTCTGTCCTCAGGGTCAGTTTTTGGGCTTAACTTCAACACCATGAATACCAAAGCAGATTACAACATGAGAAAACTGGTTCTCACTGACGGGATATCTCAGGCCTATGGGGGCAAATGCCGCTTTGGCGGCACAACGGTGTTTAAAGATCCAAGGTATATCTTTGATTTTAATAACCCGCATATGAATATGGACTTTGCTCTAAATGATATTGAAATTGATAAATTAACTAAAAAATATCTTGAGATTGATAAGCTAAACGGTAGTCTTAGCGGTGAGTTTGATGTAAAAGGGCAGCCGGGAAATCTCACATACACCGGAGATGCTGCTGTCTCAAACCTTACATATAAGGGCATTGCCGCCGGTGTGGCAAAATCGAAATTCACTCACCACACAGACAAAATAGTTCTTAAGAAGTTTTCAATAGCTAAAGGCAGCTCAGAGCTTTTATTAGACGGCTCAATAACTCAAAAGGGAAAGAACTGGATGGATAAGGCAGGCTTCAGATATGATATTGTTTCAGCAAAATGCCGCCTAAACGCAAGGGATATTCCGTTTACTGAAAAACTGGGGGATGCCTCCTCAGAGTGCTCGATTAAAATGGCAGGCACTGTGAGCAACCCCGACCTGAGCTTTGACGCTACTGTCAGAAGTGCCGAATATCCTGCCGTTAACGGTAAGATATCTGTTGTGACTAAAGCCGGGGAGGCTGTCTTAAAAGGAAGTTTTCTGGACAATAAGCTCTTATTTAACGGTGCTGTAAAGCTGACCGCCGGCTACCTGTGGTCACTTAATGCGCAGTTTAAACGTGGTAACTACGAGGGGATCATCAAAAAGCTGGTAAAGACAAAGCTTCCGGCTGACCTTAAGATTATCCTTGCCGGTTCGGCCTCTTTGAAGGGCAGCTCAAAGGACATAGCCGGGCGGGTTGTGCTGCCTGAGCTTAATCTCTCAGTTTATCGCTACAGCGTATTAAATAACGGCAACATAGATATTTCCTTAAATGATAGGAAATTATCAATCAACTCCTTAAGACTAAACGCCGGAGATAGTGAATTCAATGTACAGGGAGGTATTGAGGCAGGGAAAAGCTACAATCTTTCAATTACCGGACAGCCTGAGCTTAACCTTCTGCGGGGTGAATCGGCAAAGATAAGCTGGATTAACGGTAAAACCAATATTACCCTCTCCGTAACGGGAGACTGGACAAGGCCGCAGATAGCCGGAGGACTTAGCGTGTCTAAGGGGTCTCTGGGAATAAAAGGGTTTCGTTATTTTCTGAGCGACATAGAGAGCGACATACACTTTGAAAGCAACAAACTGGTGATAAAGAATATATCCACTAAGATAGGAGGCGGTAGTGTAACGGCTGCCGGCGTGGGCTATCTGGATGGGTTTAAATTGAAGAAATTCTATCTTGACGGTGTCGCCAAAAACGTGCCTGCAAATGTTGGAGAGGGTTTTACTATGAAATTTGGAGGCAGATTTCTATACAGCGGCGACCTTAACAAGCAAACTCTCTCCGGGGATCTGGATATTTCCACTGCCCGGTACTCTAAGAACCTCTACTGGCAGGACCTTGTTTTTGAAAAAACATCCGACTCACAACAGATCAATCCGTTTCTGAAAAATCTTGACTTTAACGTTAACGTAAAGGGTGACAAAAACATAGTAGTTGATAATAACGTTGCCGAATCAAATATAAAATTAGACCTTCAGGTTAAGGGAAACACTGCAAAACCTGTCATTTACGGAAGGATGACGGCGGAGCAGGGAAAGGTGTTTTTCAGAAACTATGAGTTTACCCTGCAAAGCGCAAATGCTGATTTTGCCGGCAGCACCGACATCAATCCCTATATAAACATAGTAGCTGAGACTATTGTTAAAGGTTATAACATAAAACTGCTGATGAACGGGCAGCTTAAGCGTTTTGACCTTTCCATGTCCTCAACACCTCCGCTTAAGGAAACAGCGATTTTAGCTCTGTTTGCCGGCTCAGACCTTTCAAGGGGAGCCACTTCCGTCTTAGCCGGTAAGTATCAGGGAGTCTTTGAGGAAAGAGTAAAAAACATTACAGGTTTGAACCGCCTCGAGGTTGTCCCTTCCGTTTCTGAGGACAAAACCTCTGTCTCTCCTCAGGTTACTGTCTCAAAGAAACTATTTAACGATAAATTAAATGTAACTCTGACCTCAGGAGTTACAAAAGGGGAAATAATTAAGGTAGAATATAAATTAAAGAAAAATGTCTCCCTGGTCGGCGAAAGAAACGAACTTGGTAACGTAGGCGGAGACGTTAAATTTAGGTTTGAGTTTAAGTGA